The Actinomyces wuliandei genome contains the following window.
ATCCACCAGCAGGTAGATCTCCGGCCCCTCCCACCACGAGCGGGTGCGCAGCTGCTCGGGAGTCACCTGCGGCCCGGGCAGCCGTCGCTGAAGGTAGTCGTGCAGGCTACGGAACTCCTCCGCCGCAGCGTCACGGGTCGTGAGGTAGACCAGCATGTGCTCTTCCGAGACCTCACCCAGCAGGGAGCGCCGCAGGTCAAGGACAATCAGCCGCGCCTGGTCGGGCCGGTAGCACCGGCTCAGCTCAGCCGCCAGGGCGCGCAGGAAGGAGGACTTTCCGGTCTTGGCGTCGCCGAGCACGATAAGACTGGGGTCCTTGCGCATATCAAGTTCCACCGGTGCCAGGCGGGCCTCGTCAAGGCCGATCACAGGCCCAGAGCGGGCGGGTACCCGCTCCCGCAGCGTGGCCAGCTCCACACGGGTAGGTAGGAGGCGGAGCTTAGGTCCGGGTGCGCCCTTCCACGCGCTGGCCACCGCGCGGCAGGCCCGCTCCACGCCCTGGGCCAGGGTGGCCGGGTCATGGTCGCCGTCGATGCGCGGCAGGGCCACGAGCATGTGGTGGCCCTGGGCGTCAAGGCCACGCCCCGGCCTGCCTCGGGGCACGGCCCGGGCCACCTTGCGGCCGTGCTCGGAGTCAGCAGCGTCACCCATGCGCAGCTCGATCCTGGTGCCGATCAGGTCACGGATCTGGGGGCGCACGTCCATCCACCGCACCGAGGACAGGACAAAGTGGACGCCCAGCGCCAGCGCCCGCGAGGCCAGGCTCATCATCTGCGCAGCGACATCCTCGAAGTCCGCGCGCAGGGTGCCCCAGCCGTCCACGACCAGGAAGACGTCCCCGTACCCGTCGTCGAGGTTCCCGGCGGCACGCTGGTGGCGGTAGGTCTGGATGGAGTCCACCCGGTTCGCCCGGAAGTAGCGCTCCCGGTCGTCAAGCAGGGAGGAGATCTCAGCCATGATCCGGTTCACCACGTCAGGGTCGTCGCGGGTGGCCATGCCTGCCAGGTGCGGCAGGTCCTGCATGGTGGCAAAGGTCCCACCACCCATGTCGATGACGTAGAGCTGGACCTCCGCTGGGGTGCGGGTGAGGGCCAGGCCCATCAGGAGCGAGCGCAGGGTGGTGGACTTGCCGGTCAGCGGTGCGCCGACCACCGCCACGTGCCCGCCCGCCCCTGACAGGTCCACGGTGAGGTGCTCCCGGCGCTGCTCCAGGGGGATGTCGGTGACCCCCAGGGGCAGCACCAGGTCGCCGCGTGACCTCCAGGAGGGGGAGACCAGCCCTAGCGTGGCGTCAGCCACCAGGTCGCCGGTCAGAGAGTCGAGCGTCTCGCTGACGTCCAGGGGCGGCAGCCAGATCTGGTGGGCAGGGGTGCCGTGCCCCACCATCCGGCTCACGGCGATGTCCAGCATGGACATGTCCGCGTAAGGGTCGTCCTCGTGGAGGTCATCGTAGGAGTCGTTGCTGTCTGCGGCGGCCGGGTCTGGGACCGGCGCGGGTGACATGACGGGCGGTGTGGCCGACGGAGGCGGCGGGGGCGGTGGCGGGGGAGGAGAGGTTGCTGCTCCAGGGCTAGCAGGCACCGTGCCGGCAGCCGCCGCCTCGACAGCCCTGACAGTCTCAACGGCCGTGAAGGGGAGCACCTCGACCGGGCCGGTGGGACGAGGGGCCACCGAGATCTCCTCGCCCCGGTGTGACTGCGGGGAGGAGCGCGCAGGCGGCCTGCCTGCCACGTAGGCGGCCCGGAAACGGGTCATAGTCTGGTTGTCGCTCTTGAGGAAACCCGATCCAGGCAGGGAGGGCAGCTCGTAGGCGTCGGTGACCCCTAGGACCACACGGGACTCCATGGCGGAGAAGGTGCGCAGGCCGATCCGGTAGGACAGGTGGGAGTCCAGCCCGTGCAGCCGACCCTCGTCCAGGCGCTGGGAGGACATGAGCAGGTGGACTTGCAGGGAGCGGCCCAGGCGGCCGATAGCCACGAAGGAGTCGATGAGCTCGGACCTGGCGGACAGCAGCTCGGAGAACTCGTCGAGGATGACCAGCAGGGCGGGTAGGACCGGGCCGTCGTGGCGTCCCGCGCGGCGGGCCTCCTCGTAGTCGGAGACGTTAGCGTAGTTCCCGGTGTCGCGCAGGATCTCCTGGCGTCTCACCATCTCTCCACGCAGGGCCTCCTCCATGCGGTCAACCAGGTCTAGCTCGCTCTCCAGGTTGGAGATCATGGCGGACACGTGGGGGAGCTCGGACATGCCGGCGAAGGTGGCTCCGCCCTTGAAGTCAACCAGGACAAAGTTGAGCTGCTCGGGTGAGTGGGTCAGTGAGAGTGCCAGGACCAGCGTGCGCAGGACCTCCGACTTGCCCGAGCCAGTCGCCCCGACCAGCAGCCCGTGGGGACCCATCCCACCCTCGGCCGACTCCTTGATGTCCAGGCTCACCGGCTCTCCCTCGGGAGTCACCCCGAAGGGGATGTTGAGGCGCTGGTCACCGGTGCGTCGTGCCCACCGCTGCTGCGGGTCAAAGTCGCGCACGTCACCGAGCCCGAGCAGCTCCATGAGGTCGGCCGAGCGGGCAGGGTCGGAGGTGCCCACGGGGGCGGCGACCACCTCCTCCCCAGCCGTGCTGAACCGGGCGGCCAGACGGCGGGCCACCACCTCGGCACCCTGGGCGCTGAGCAGGTCGGTGACCACCGGGACCGGGTCCTGGCCTGCGGCCAGGAGCTGTGCCACGGGTTCGTCCGCCCCAGCAGCACCAGGGGACAGGACCAGGCGTAGCCTGGTCCGTGACACCGTGTGCGACGGGATATCCACCAGCTCCACTACCGTGACGCCAGGCAGGTCTGGCTGTGCCGCCAGCGATAAGGACGGGGGGATGCGAGAACCGTCAACCACGACGAGGACGTGGGGGTGTACTCCGTCCGCGTCCTGGTGGTCCTGTTCCTGATGCTTCCAGGAGGAGAGACCGTGCCTCTCCAGAACCTCCGGCAGCCTGCCGGCCAGGGCCTCCAGTGAGGTGGCGACGAGGCGGGCGGGGCCGACGGCGTCCTCCACCCGGTCGGACCAGGCGTGGGGAGCCCACTTGACCCACTCCCACTCCGGCAGGTGCTCCTGGGCGGCCACCACGACCACGCGCAGCATGCTGGGTGGCGTCAGGGTCATGAGGTGAGCGAGCAACGCCCTGACCTGTGCCCGGGTGGTCTCGCCCGCTCCGGCGAGCTCGAGATGAGAGATACCGCTCAGGGAGGTGCTCAGCGGGAGCGCGTCCACGTCGGTGTGGGTGTCCAGGAACCGCCGCATCGCCGACTCGCACACCGGGTCCGGGCTGGCCAGCGCACCCAGCTCCTCCGCCTCCAGCCTGGCCGCCAGCGGCTGGGTGGAACGTCCCACCCGGACCCTCAGCGGGTCCGAGCCAGAGCGGGCGCGCTCCCACACGCGCACACCCTGGTGGGCCAGGAACGGCAGCGCCTCAGGGTCCGGCAGGAGGGAGAGGGCGCGACGGCGCTGGAGCGCGGCCGTGCTGCGCACAGTGTCACGGACCTCCGAGAGGTAGGCCAGGTACTCCCGCCGCTGGTTGGCGACGTTGTTCCTGTGCTGCCGGACCTGGCGGTAGATGTTGGCCGCCACCATGGACAGCATCGCGACCACCATGCCGCCACCCATGAACATCATCCGGGTGTTGCTGCTGTTGGACACCGCCATGAACACCATGACGCCCATCGAGCCCGTCAGCGGCAGCACCATGGCCAGCGTGCTGGTCGTGTCCTGGGGGATGATGGCGTTGGGAGGCGCCTTGACCTCGATCGTCTCGGTCGGGGCCTCCAGGGCCTCGGGTCCGCTGGTGGCGGCGTCGTTCATGGGGCCTTCCGTCGGGGTCCGGGGCGGTCAGCAGATGAGACGTGCCATCCGCTTCTGCCACTGCGTGCTCGCTCGATAGAATCGTGACTACCCTACCCACAGTAGTGGCTGGCCCGGTGGCCTGTCCTGCGTCCTGCCGACCCTGCCCCGCCGTCCTTGGAGCGTGTACCCGGAATGAGTACGACCAGCACGCACGTGACCCTCGTGCATGAGGGGGAGCGGCTCGACGTGGCCGTGCGCACCGGGACGACGGTTGCCGCCCTCCTGTTCTCCCAGACCGCCCGCCTCGGGTTCCAGGAGGTGAGCGTGACCACGGTCGATGGCGGCTACGTGGGTGGTGGTGACGTCCTGGGCACTGACGTACCGGACGGTAGCGTCCTGCTTCTTGGCGACGACGGCGCCCTACGAGGCTCGGGCAGGGGTGCCCGGCTGGCCCCGGCTGGTGGGCAGGCGCTGCGAGGCACGTCGCTGCTCCTTCCTGCGACCCTCCTGGTGGCGCTGCTCGTCCTGCTGCTAGGTGGGCTGCCCGCAGTGGCTGGGTGGCCGGTGCTCCTGCCCCCGGCGGCCAGGGCGGCAGGAGCGGCGCTCGTGCTCCTCCTGGTCGCCTGCGCCCCCTGGCACATGAGGGAGGGGCCTCCCGCGCGCGAGGCCGCCGCCTGCCTGGGCCTGCCCCTCCTGGGGGCGGCGGGTGCGGTGCTGCTGGTCCCTGGAGGGCTGGCGGACCCGGACGCGGCGACGGCGCTGGCGGCCTCCTGGGGCGCTGCGACCGCAGCCCTGCTCCTGTGGCTGGTCTGCCGTGGTGCCGGGCGCGCGGTGCCGGCCTGGTCCTGGACGCTCCTCGCGGTCCTGGTTACCGGCTGTTACGCCCTGAGCCTGCCTCTGCGGCCTGTGCTCCTGGTCGTTACCGCGCTCGGGGCCGTGGGCGGCCTGCTGGTTCCCGGCCTTGCCATGAGCTCTCCGGACAACCAGGTCCTGGACCTGGAGGCGCGCAGGCTCGTGGGAAGGTCGGTTCGTGAGCGCAGGCCGGGCAAGGTGGCGCGTGTCACTGGCGTCCGGGCCGCCCGCACCGTCCGGGAGGCGCTGGTTGTCTCCGTGGAGCTGGAGCTGGTCCTGGCCGCGATGGTGGTGGCTGGCAGCCTCGCGGTCCTGCGGGTCGCCGCCACAGAGGGCGTGGTGGCGTGGGGCGCACGGGCCGAGCTCGTGGCCGTCGTCGCCCTGCTGCTGCTCAGGCCGCGAACGGCCCGGTCCAGGGCGCTGCGCCTGCTGCCACGGATTGCGGTCGCGGCAGTCGTGGTCGCTGCGGTCCTGGCCGTTTGCCTGTCCGGCCCCGACGACGTCCTGGTCACCACGGTCTCCGGTGCCTCTGCCACCATGGTTGCTGGCGCCCTCGTGCTGGCTGGGGGCGGGCTGCTGGCCGCTGGCGTGCGGCTCAGCCTCCAGCCCTCGGCGTGGTGGGGCCGGGCCGGTGACATCGCGCAGGGGCTCGCGGCCCTGTGCGCGCTGCCAGCAGCAGTAGTTGCTGCTGGACTGATCGACACGATGAGGCAGATATGAGCCAGATGCGACCCGTTCCTGCTGCTGCCGCCCGAGGCGTCCACACCTCGTGGCGGGCGCTGTCGGCTGCGGAGGCGGCTGCCGCCGCGCTCCTGGACGTCCTGGCGGTGCTCCTGCCTGCAGTGGCTGTCGGCCTCGGACTGGGATCAGGGCCTCTTGCCTGGATCGTCGCCCTGGAGGTCCTGGTACTGCTGGTGCTGATGGAGGCCCGCTCGGGGCGCACGCCGGGCCTGCTGGCGGTGTCGGCGACCTCCTGCGCACCTGCCCGGGGCAGCGCGCCAGACCTGGGCCGGGCTGCGGCCCGTGCCGCCCTGCGTCCGCTGCTGCCGTTCACGCGGCGGGCTGTCAGTGGTGTGGGTGCGGGCGTGAGTGGTGAGGACGTCTATCTCGGTATCAGGTGGTCCGTGCTTGACCTGCTGACCGGGACGGTCACGCTCACGAGCCGCCCGGCTCCGGGTACCACCCGGAGGGGCGGTACAAGGCTGGCGAGGCGCCCTGCGGCCTCTGGGTTCCCTGACTCTGCTGGCACACCTGCACCGTCTGCTGTGCCCAGTCCATTTGCCCTGCCTGCCCCGCCGGTGCTGTCAGCAGCCAGCGTGCTGCCGACCCCGTCCACCGCGCCGACGGCCACCGTGCAGGTTCCCGCTGTCTCTCCACCGGTGCCGCCTGCCCCACCGCCCGTGCCCCCCGCTCCAGCGGGGGCCGTCGTCTCCAGCGACCTGCCTACGCCTGAGGAGGCTGTGTCGGCGGCTACCGTGCCGGTACAGCCGCGACGCGCTCCTCGGCACCGGGCGGCGACCCCGGCTGAGGCGCCGTGACAGATGTGGGCGGGGGTGCCCGGGGACCTACCCGGGGCACCCCTGCCCACATCTACTGAACGGTGTCTATCCGTGCCTGTCCGCCCTGTCTGCGTGTTGCCCGCGGACGCGGGCAACACCTCGGGAAAGAGAAGTCGGCCGTCTGCTGCGACCAGCCCTTCCAGGCGGGTCAGGCGCCGAACAGGCCTGCTGCGCTGGAGTCGGTCGAGCTGTAGTTCGCCGACGAGGTGGACACGTGGGCACCCAGGCGGCCGATCTGGGCCTGCATGTCGTTGAGCGCCGCCCGGCACTCGGCCATGGCGATCGTGTACTGCTGCTGCGCCTGGCCGCTCCAGTCAGACTGGGTGGGCCTCAGCTCGGCGTCCATGTTCTCCACGTTGGCCGCGCTCTGTGCGGAAGCCTGCGTCATAGCCTGGGACAGGGCCTCCAGGGAGCCGTAGTTCACAAGCAAGTCGGTCATCTGTGGTCTCCTTTGGTAATGCTGTGTCGTTGGGTGGCGTTGGATGGTGTATATCGAGGCGTACCTGTGGCTCACGGATGCCTCGCTGCCCCGGTGAGCCGTTGGGGTCAGCCGGGCAGGCCGTGGTAGCTCCCTGCGCTCGCACCGATCTTCACGGCGGCCGAGGCTGCCTCCTCCTCGGTGGCCTGGTAGCTTTTGTCGGTGCTGCGCAGGGCCTCCTCCAGGCTGTTGAGGGCTCGGTCGATGCGGTTGGCGGCCTCCATCCACTGGGTCACGACTTGAGTGACTGCTGTCGCACCCGTTCCCTTCCACCCGGCCTGGGACTGTGCTGAGGCGTCCGAGACGCGACTGGCGATGGTCTTCTGCTCTGCCCGGTGCGTGGACACGGTGTTTGCTGCGTTGACAAGTGTCCCGCTACCAGCGGCAAGATTCTGGGCCATTGGGGCTCTTTCCTTTCTCAGGAGGTCTTGAGGTCGAGCGTGTGGGCTGTCGACTGTGGTGTCCTGGCAGGTGCCCACAGGGCCCAGCGCCACCCGGCTCTTGCGGCAGCCTCGCGCCGCGAGGCCATAAACATGACCACAAAGCCACACTAACCCACATCACGAAGCCGTCACACCCGGATCGTGAAGTGATTCGTGCCGCTTTTGCTGCCGTGTGAGGCTGGGGCGAGGGAGTGTCAGCGGACGGGTTTGGGGCGTGAGGGAGCCGTTGTTGCCCCCTTAGGCGGGCGGTGGCGGGGCGGTGCCAGGGGCGTCGTCGGGAGCGGGACGCCCGTCAAACCTGGGTGCTGTGTCTGTCCCGTGACCTACGATGGGGCCGTTCTGCGGCACCTGCGACGACGTCGTGGGTCGTCGTGGGTCGCTATCCCCGTTCCAGGAGATCGTCGTGACTCCCCCGAGCACCTCTGGGCGTGAGCCCTCCCTTGTACCGGTGACCGTCTGGCACGCCAGTGTCCCTACGGACCTTGCCTTGTCCTCTGCGGTCCCGCTGGTCGAGCTCCTCCCTGCCCTGGCGCAGCGTCTCAGCGCGCTTGACCACCAGGCCGCCTCCTACGGCCTGCACCTGGTGACGCAGGACGGCACCGCGCTGGACAGCTCCCGCTCACTGGGGGACCAGCGGGTGGGACCGGGGACGGTCCTCACCCTGGTACTGCGCGACACCAGGGCGGCGCCGCGTTACGACGACCTCGTCGAGGCCGTGGCCACTGCCGTGGAGGAGCAGCAGACCGCCTGGGAGCCGCGCGACTCCGTGGCGATGTCGGTGGGGGCCTCCTGCCTGCTGTTCCTCGTGGCCGGCGTGCTGCTTCTGCGCCAGGGGCCTGGAGACCCGCTGGTGCCCCTGGTCGCCGTCGTCGCCACAGCCCTGCTTGCTCTGGCCGCCTACGCGCTTGACCAGCTGCGGACCGTGGGCACCTGGGCGGTGGCCATGACGGCTGGCGCCCTGGCGGGCGTGGCCGGGCACACCGCGCTGGAGGGGTCGCCGACGGGCCTGAGGCTGGAGGCGGCCGGTGCTGCCGCTGCTGCGGCCGTCGCCCTGTGCGCCCCCACGCTGCGAGACAGCCGACCGGTGCTGGCCGGGCCAGCTCTGGTGTGCGTCGCCCTGGTGGCCACCGGCCTGGGGACCCAGGGCCTGGGCTACCCGCTGCCTCACGTGCTGGCGGTGGTCACGGCGTGTGCGGCTGTCATCTCCCTGATCGCGCCCTGGTTGGCTCTGGCCTCGGTACCGGTCACGGTCAGCCTGCCGGACCAGGCTGGCAGGCCGCCGCTACGTGGCCCGCAGGACGAGGTGACGCCTGGTCTGGTCGCCCGGGTCATGGACATGGCCGGCCTGGTCCTGTCCGTGCGGGTCGCCTGCTCGCTCACCGTCCTGGTGTGCGTGCCCGTGCTGATGGAGACCGGCTGGGAGGGGGCTGCCCTGGTGGCGGCCGTGGCTGCCGCCTTCATGCTCTCCACGCGGGCGATCCGCTCCCGCAGTGACGTCCTTGCCGGTGTCGTGGGCGGGATGGCCGTCCTGGTGGCCGCCCTGGTCGTGACGGTCACCTCTCGCACGGACTTGCTCATGCCTGCGGTGGGGGCGGTCGGCGCCGTCGGGGTGGCGGTGCTCCTCCTCAACGTCCTGGGACCGTCCTACCGGCCACGCCTGGCGCGGGCCGCCGACGCCGTCGAGGTCCTCGTGCTCATGGCGATCCCGCCCCTGGCCGCCGTCGTCTGCGGGGTGCTGTGATGGCCTCCAACAGGGACATCCTCAACGCGCAGCGCTTCAACCGGCAGCGACTGGTCATGGCCTTCGTCGCCGGGACCCCGGGCGGGCGGGAGGTGGAGCCGCGCAGCACGGTGCGGCCGCTTGTCGGCGGTGTCGCCGTCGCACTGGTCATCCTCCTGGTGGCCTTCGTGGTGGGCCGGTTCACCTCCAGCCTGCCGGACGGGTGGGAGGACAGCACGCTGGTCGTCGTCAGGGGCGAGGGGACCCGCTACGTCACCATCGACGGCAGGCTGCGCCCAGTCACCAACCTCGCCAGCGCCCGTCTCCTGGCGGAGTCAGGCTCCTTCCAGGAGGTCTCGGTCGGCGCGGACACCCTTGACGGTATCGAGCGAGGGAGCCGGGTGGGGCTTGAGGACGCCCCCGAGGAGCTGCCCGGCTCTGGCTCGCTGGTCTCACGGGGGTGGTCGGCCTGCTCCACCACCTCGACCGTGACCTCCGCCTTCCTGGGCACCTCACCGCAGGGACAGGCTGCCGCCGACCACGCGCTGGTGTCGGTGGAGGGGACCCTCTACCTGGTCGCGGAGGGGAGGAGCCATGAGGTCCCGGCTGAGGTCAGCGGGGCGGTCCTGCTCGCGCTGGGGCTGGACTCGGAGCCGGTGGTAGAGGTGGACGCCACCTGGCTCAACCTCTTTGACCAGGGTTCCGTGATCGAGCCGTTCACGCTGTCCGAGGCCGGGACACCCGCAGACGCCCTGGCGAGCACGGTGGAGGACGCTGTCTCCGGCATGCTGCTGTCGGTCACGGACACCTCCGGGGAGCCACGTTTCTACCTGGTCCAGGATGACGGGACCCTGGCCCGGCTCACCGAGGTGGAGGTAGACATGTACGAGCTGGGCAACCCGGAGGTGCAGGCTCGTGAGGTCAGTGCCGCTGACCTGGCCCAGGTGGCCACGGCGGAGGCAGGCTCGCCCAGGGACTGGCCCCCGGTCCTGGGAACGGGCGCCGGTGAGGGGAAGAGCGTGTGCGCGGTCCTGCAGGTTGACGGCTCCGGCGGGTTCACGACGGGCCTGGGCACTGCCGACCAGCTCGGTGACGGGGGCGTCAGCGTCGAAGGGGGCTCGGGCGCTCTTGTCCGTGCGACCTCTGGCGGGTCTGCCGGGACGGTCTTCCTGGTCACTGACGCTGGCCGCGCCTGGGCGCTGGGAGGGGACCCGGCGGACACGCTACAGCGACTGGGCTACTCGGAGGAGGACGTCGCCTCCGTCCCCTCCCCCTGGCTGGCGCTGTTCCCCACCGGCCCGGAGCTGTCCTCGCAGGCCGTGTGGGAGGGGGTGGCTCAGAAGTGAGGAGCAGGAGTCCGGAGGGGCACAGGCCGGAAGCGGAAAACAGGGGCTCGTGGGCGGCCCGTCGGTGTGGTCTGCTCCACCTGCCGTGGCGGCTGCTGGTTGTCGCTGCTGTCGGGGTCTGGCTGGCTGCGCTGGCCGCAGCAGGGCCGACGGCTGCGGCCCCCGTTGAGCCCGACGACCCCGCACAGGAGGAGACCCAGCAGGCTCAGGAGGAGCCCTTGCCCCAGGAGGAGGCCACCGACTCGCAGGCGGAGGAGACGCCCTCCCCTGAGCCTGAGCCGGCACAGGAGCCTGACGAGGCTGAGCCGACGCACGAGCCGACGCAGGAGACTGATGCGGTCGAGCCGCAGGAGGAGCCGGCCCCTGTGGCGCCCGCGCCGGTGCAGACCGCACCGCCTGCGGTGAACCAGGAGCTCTCCGGCTGCGGCGAGCTCACGGAGGAGGGGGCTCAGGACCAGGAGGAGCAGGCGTCCCTCGTCGAGGACACCCCTGCGGTCTTCTCCCAGGTCGGCGTGGAGACGGCCTGGGAGGTCTCCCGGGGCACGGACGTGGTGGTAGCGGTCGTCAGCTCCGGCGTGGACGCTTCCAACCCGCACCTGGAGGGTGCTGTCGTCCCGGGGGCGGACCTGATGAGTGGAGGGGACGGGACGGTGGACGAGGACGGCCAGGGGACTGCTGTCGCCGGCCTGATCGCCTCCAGGCCGGTGGAGGGCTCCGGGCTGGTGGGCGTCGCCCGGGAGTCGGTCATCATGCCTGTCCGGGTCTTCTCCGGCACCTCGGAGGCTGTCGTGGAGGAGGGCCGGGGGCCGCAGGCCTGGAGGACGGCCCAGGGCATCAGGTGGGCGGCTGACAACGGCGCCCAGGTTGTCGTGGTGCCTCAGGCGCTGGAGGACGACGCCCCCGAGCTGGCCGAGGCCGTCACCTACGCCGCGCAGACAGGGGCGCTGGTCGTAGCCAGCGGGGGTAACTCGGAGCAGGACCAGCAGCAGGACCAGCAGGGCTCTGGCCAGGACGGTGCGCAGGGCTCGTCCGCGACGCCCACCCCTGCGGGGACCGGGGGAGCCTCCCCGGGGGCTGGGGATGGTGGCCAGGACACTGATCAGGACGGTGACGCGGCGGAGGAGCTGCGCTACCCCGCAGCCTACGAGGAGGCGCTGGGGGTGACGGCGCTGGACGCCAGCGCTGCGGTGTCTGACGCCGTGGTCCACGGGTCCCACATTGACCTGGCGGTGCCCGCGCAGTCCGTGCTGACAACCTTCCTGGGCCAGGGTGACTGCGTGGCTGCTGGCAACGCCCCGTCCGCCTCCTTTGCCACCGGCTACGCCGCAGGTGCTGCGGCGCTCGTAGCGGCCGCCTACCCGCAGGAGGACCCCGCCGAGTGGGGGTACCGGCTGACGGTGACCGCCTTGCGCGCCACCCCGGAGCAGGCCTCCCCGACCGTGGGCTGGGGTGTGATCGCGCCCTATGCCGCGCTGGACTTTGTCAACGACGGCACGGCCCTGGGGCCGGACAACCCGCGTGGTGCCAGGCAGGCTGCGACCCCGGCGCCGGCCTGGGCCACTCCGCCGGTGACCGACCCCGGTCCGGCCCGCAGGGCGCGCCTGGCCCACAGGGCGGGGACGGCCGGGGCCGTGGTGCTGGCGCTGGGCCTGGTGGGCTCCCGCATCCGGTCCAGGAGCACCTCTGGGAGCACGTCCGTCCTGGGTGGTGGGGGCGGCAGCGCCCCGAGGTTGTGAGGGCGGGGCCGGTCACGTAG
Protein-coding sequences here:
- the eccCa gene encoding type VII secretion protein EccCa, which encodes MNDAATSGPEALEAPTETIEVKAPPNAIIPQDTTSTLAMVLPLTGSMGVMVFMAVSNSSNTRMMFMGGGMVVAMLSMVAANIYRQVRQHRNNVANQRREYLAYLSEVRDTVRSTAALQRRRALSLLPDPEALPFLAHQGVRVWERARSGSDPLRVRVGRSTQPLAARLEAEELGALASPDPVCESAMRRFLDTHTDVDALPLSTSLSGISHLELAGAGETTRAQVRALLAHLMTLTPPSMLRVVVVAAQEHLPEWEWVKWAPHAWSDRVEDAVGPARLVATSLEALAGRLPEVLERHGLSSWKHQEQDHQDADGVHPHVLVVVDGSRIPPSLSLAAQPDLPGVTVVELVDIPSHTVSRTRLRLVLSPGAAGADEPVAQLLAAGQDPVPVVTDLLSAQGAEVVARRLAARFSTAGEEVVAAPVGTSDPARSADLMELLGLGDVRDFDPQQRWARRTGDQRLNIPFGVTPEGEPVSLDIKESAEGGMGPHGLLVGATGSGKSEVLRTLVLALSLTHSPEQLNFVLVDFKGGATFAGMSELPHVSAMISNLESELDLVDRMEEALRGEMVRRQEILRDTGNYANVSDYEEARRAGRHDGPVLPALLVILDEFSELLSARSELIDSFVAIGRLGRSLQVHLLMSSQRLDEGRLHGLDSHLSYRIGLRTFSAMESRVVLGVTDAYELPSLPGSGFLKSDNQTMTRFRAAYVAGRPPARSSPQSHRGEEISVAPRPTGPVEVLPFTAVETVRAVEAAAAGTVPASPGAATSPPPPPPPPPPSATPPVMSPAPVPDPAAADSNDSYDDLHEDDPYADMSMLDIAVSRMVGHGTPAHQIWLPPLDVSETLDSLTGDLVADATLGLVSPSWRSRGDLVLPLGVTDIPLEQRREHLTVDLSGAGGHVAVVGAPLTGKSTTLRSLLMGLALTRTPAEVQLYVIDMGGGTFATMQDLPHLAGMATRDDPDVVNRIMAEISSLLDDRERYFRANRVDSIQTYRHQRAAGNLDDGYGDVFLVVDGWGTLRADFEDVAAQMMSLASRALALGVHFVLSSVRWMDVRPQIRDLIGTRIELRMGDAADSEHGRKVARAVPRGRPGRGLDAQGHHMLVALPRIDGDHDPATLAQGVERACRAVASAWKGAPGPKLRLLPTRVELATLRERVPARSGPVIGLDEARLAPVELDMRKDPSLIVLGDAKTGKSSFLRALAAELSRCYRPDQARLIVLDLRRSLLGEVSEEHMLVYLTTRDAAAEEFRSLHDYLQRRLPGPQVTPEQLRTRSWWEGPEIYLLVDDYDLVVTGQANPLLVLQPLLAQAQDIGLHLVLTRRIGGATRGMFEPVMQTLTDLSTPGIMLPGNPEEGPLLGRQKPVPGPPGRARLITRDEGVRVLQLAWAPPSLYGR
- a CDS encoding WXG100 family type VII secretion target, with the protein product MTDLLVNYGSLEALSQAMTQASAQSAANVENMDAELRPTQSDWSGQAQQQYTIAMAECRAALNDMQAQIGRLGAHVSTSSANYSSTDSSAAGLFGA
- a CDS encoding WXG100 family type VII secretion target, which codes for MAQNLAAGSGTLVNAANTVSTHRAEQKTIASRVSDASAQSQAGWKGTGATAVTQVVTQWMEAANRIDRALNSLEEALRSTDKSYQATEEEAASAAVKIGASAGSYHGLPG
- a CDS encoding EsaB/YukD family protein, which translates into the protein MTPPSTSGREPSLVPVTVWHASVPTDLALSSAVPLVELLPALAQRLSALDHQAASYGLHLVTQDGTALDSSRSLGDQRVGPGTVLTLVLRDTRAAPRYDDLVEAVATAVEEQQTAWEPRDSVAMSVGASCLLFLVAGVLLLRQGPGDPLVPLVAVVATALLALAAYALDQLRTVGTWAVAMTAGALAGVAGHTALEGSPTGLRLEAAGAAAAAAVALCAPTLRDSRPVLAGPALVCVALVATGLGTQGLGYPLPHVLAVVTACAAVISLIAPWLALASVPVTVSLPDQAGRPPLRGPQDEVTPGLVARVMDMAGLVLSVRVACSLTVLVCVPVLMETGWEGAALVAAVAAAFMLSTRAIRSRSDVLAGVVGGMAVLVAALVVTVTSRTDLLMPAVGAVGAVGVAVLLLNVLGPSYRPRLARAADAVEVLVLMAIPPLAAVVCGVL
- the eccB gene encoding type VII secretion protein EccB, with amino-acid sequence MASNRDILNAQRFNRQRLVMAFVAGTPGGREVEPRSTVRPLVGGVAVALVILLVAFVVGRFTSSLPDGWEDSTLVVVRGEGTRYVTIDGRLRPVTNLASARLLAESGSFQEVSVGADTLDGIERGSRVGLEDAPEELPGSGSLVSRGWSACSTTSTVTSAFLGTSPQGQAAADHALVSVEGTLYLVAEGRSHEVPAEVSGAVLLALGLDSEPVVEVDATWLNLFDQGSVIEPFTLSEAGTPADALASTVEDAVSGMLLSVTDTSGEPRFYLVQDDGTLARLTEVEVDMYELGNPEVQAREVSAADLAQVATAEAGSPRDWPPVLGTGAGEGKSVCAVLQVDGSGGFTTGLGTADQLGDGGVSVEGGSGALVRATSGGSAGTVFLVTDAGRAWALGGDPADTLQRLGYSEEDVASVPSPWLALFPTGPELSSQAVWEGVAQK
- a CDS encoding S8 family serine peptidase — its product is MRSRSPEGHRPEAENRGSWAARRCGLLHLPWRLLVVAAVGVWLAALAAAGPTAAAPVEPDDPAQEETQQAQEEPLPQEEATDSQAEETPSPEPEPAQEPDEAEPTHEPTQETDAVEPQEEPAPVAPAPVQTAPPAVNQELSGCGELTEEGAQDQEEQASLVEDTPAVFSQVGVETAWEVSRGTDVVVAVVSSGVDASNPHLEGAVVPGADLMSGGDGTVDEDGQGTAVAGLIASRPVEGSGLVGVARESVIMPVRVFSGTSEAVVEEGRGPQAWRTAQGIRWAADNGAQVVVVPQALEDDAPELAEAVTYAAQTGALVVASGGNSEQDQQQDQQGSGQDGAQGSSATPTPAGTGGASPGAGDGGQDTDQDGDAAEELRYPAAYEEALGVTALDASAAVSDAVVHGSHIDLAVPAQSVLTTFLGQGDCVAAGNAPSASFATGYAAGAAALVAAAYPQEDPAEWGYRLTVTALRATPEQASPTVGWGVIAPYAALDFVNDGTALGPDNPRGARQAATPAPAWATPPVTDPGPARRARLAHRAGTAGAVVLALGLVGSRIRSRSTSGSTSVLGGGGGSAPRL